One Phaseolus vulgaris cultivar G19833 chromosome 11, P. vulgaris v2.0, whole genome shotgun sequence genomic window carries:
- the LOC137836718 gene encoding uncharacterized protein produces the protein MRNTRQSSTANEGEGSLTLQQVMEMMQNLQEFVAASRAEQERIQMDLVALQSMNEELHRTNEELRHELRSQAENREAGERECFTPPREFPMPFSQEIMDIAIPATFVGPKVVFTGSEDPEAHLTAFHTQMMLVGGTDAVRCKLFMSTLVGTTMLWFISLPDGHVTSFAQLTKLFREQYITNRAPPPNSYDLFDVRQYQGETLKEFVNRFGAQVVRVSTIDESMIVHAFRKGISPGPFSESLIRSHPKTFTEIRCRAVAHIAAEGEVNEKRSNAAPERPRAPLRAPPLRVHEATTSKKNQGRLRPYKPRKPQNKGRVRENRPARHDFVIKLRDLITIPNIANRLRAPGKTDKVMGPHKDAWCEFHQAFGHTISNCLALAHLLDELVKSGFLKDYLAGQPGAEALAAVAEAQAHEMPIHGEIHTISGGFSGGGCTASQRKRYACSVMSVVG, from the coding sequence ATGAGGAATACTAGACAAAGTTCAACTGCAAACGAGGGAGAAGGGAGCCTGACCTTGCAACAGGTCATGGAGATGATGCAGAACCTccaagaatttgtggctgcatcTAGAGCTGAGCAGGAGCGAATCCAGATGGATTTGGTAGCCTTGCAGTCGATGAATGAAGAACTGCACCGAACGAATGAGGAACTACGCCATGAGTTGCGCAGTCAGGCTGAGAATCGTGAGGCAGGGGAGCGCGAGTGCTTTACGCCTCCTAGGGAGTTTCCCAtgcctttctcgcaggagatcatGGACATAGCCATACCAGCTACGTTCGTGGGCCCGAAGGTGGTTTTCACGGGCtcggaggatcctgaagctcacctcactgcgtttcacacgcagatgatgctagTTGGCGGTACTGATGCCGTCAGgtgcaagctgttcatgagtACCTTGGTGGGAACAACAATGTTATGGTTCATCAGTCTCCCTGATGGCCACGTCACTTCGTTTGCGCAGTTGACCAAgctgttcagggaacaatataTAACAAACCGCGCCCCTCCCCCCAACTCTTACGATCTTTTCGacgtaaggcagtaccagggggagACGCTGAAGGAGTTTGTTAACAGGtttggggcacaggtggtgaggGTGAGCACCATTGATGAGTCAATGATAGTGCATGCGTTCAGGAAAGGGATCAGCCCTGGACCTTTTAGCGAATCGCTTATAAGGAGCCACCCCAAGACGTTCACAGAAATTAGGTGTCGTGCAGTGGCGCACATCGCAGCTGAGGGGGAGGTGAATGAGAAGCGTTCCAACGCTGCACCAGAACGCCCGCGAGCACCGTTGCGTGCCCCGCCTCTGAGGGTGCACGAGGCCACGACGAGCAAGAAGAACCAGGGAAGGTTGCGGCCTTATAAGCCGAGGAAGCCTCAGAACAAAGGGCGTGTTAGGGAGAATAGGCCGGCACGACACGACTTTGTCATAAAGTTGAGGGACCTAATCACTATCCCAAACATAGCGAATAGGCTGAGAGCACCAGGAAAGACTGATAAGGTGATGGGGCCTCACAAGGACgcatggtgtgagttccaccaggcgTTTGGGCACACCATCAGCAACTGCCTAGCGCTGGCGCATCTGCTGGacgagttggtgaagtctggttttcttAAGGACTACCTAGCAGGGCAACCAGGAGCAGAAGCCTTGGCAGCAGTGGCAGAGGCCCAGGCCCACGAGATGCccatccacggggagatccacaccatctcTGGTGGATTCTCAGGTGGGGGGTGCACAGCATCACAACGTAAGAGGTATGCATGCTCTGTGATGTCCGTGGTTGGGTAG